In Microbulbifer agarilyticus, the DNA window CCTGGTTGGTACCGACGTAAGCGACGAAGAGTGCTTCCTGACCGATTGGTGTGAACCGACCGTTCTGGCTGGTGCTTCTTACAGCTGGTAACAGCAACAAAAATGAGCCCGCTCTTTGAGTGGGCTTAATTATTTAGGGGGGAGACCATGAAACTGGTAACCGCAATTATTAAACCTTTCAAGCTCGACGCAGTGCGCGATTCCCTGGCAGAAGCCGGCGTAAGTGGCATTACCGTGAGTGAAGTAAAAGGTTTTGGGCGGCAGAAAGGACATACCGAGCTCTATCGTGGAGCGGAGTACGTAGTGGATTTTCTGCCCAAAACCATGCTGCAAATTGCCGTTGAAGACAGCCAGGTGGATGCTGTGCTGGAAGCGATTGGTAAAGCAGCGCAAAGCGGCAAGATCGGCGACGGCAAGATCTTTGTTGCAAACCTCGAGCAGGCAATCCGCATTCGTACCGGCGAGTCCGGTGCAGAAGCGATCTAATTAATAGAACAGATTGCCAAAACGATTCTTTGATCAATAGACAACAACTGCCGGGGTAACCCGGACTAGTTTGGGTTAAACGGAGCGAAAAATGGAAAATCAAATTTTTCAGTTGCAGTACGCAATTGATACATTTTATTTCCTCGTGTGTGGTGCACTGGTTATGTGGATGGCAGCGGGCTTTGCCATGCTGGAAGCAGGCCTGGTGCGTTCTAAGAACACCACCGAGATTCTTACTAAAAACGTAGCGTTGTTCGCGATTGCGTGCACCATGTACCTGATCAGCGGTTACGCGATCATGTACGGCGGCGGCTGGCTGCTGAGCGGCATCGAGGCCTTCAGCCTTACCGATGTTCTGACTGCATCTGCTGAGAACGGTTTCGAAGGCGATTCCGTGTACTCCGGTGCTTCCGACTTCTTCTTCCAGGTTGTGTTCGTTGCTACTGCAATGTCCATCGTATCTGGTGCGGTTGCCGAGCGCATGAAGCTGTGGAGCTTCCTGATCTTCGCAGTTGCTCTGACTGGTTTCATCTACCCGCTGGAAGGTAACTGGACCTGGGGCGGTGGCGATGTATTCGGCCTGTACAACCTGGGCGACCTGGGCTTCTCCGACTTCGCCGGTTCCGGCATCGTACACATGGCTGGTGCCGCTGCTGCTCTGGCTGGCGTACTGCTGCTGGGTGCACGTAAAGGCAAATACGGCAAGAACGGCGAAATCTACGCGATTCCTGGCGCCAACCTGCCGCTGGCTACCCTGGGTACCTTCATCCTGTGGATGGGCTGGTTCGGTTTCAACGGCGGTTCCGTACTGAAGCTGGGTGATGCTGCAAGCGCGCACTCTGTTGCATTGGTATTCCTGAACACCAACGCCGCTGCTGCGGGTGGTGCTGTTGCCGCTCTGATTACTGGCCGCATCCTGTTCGGTAAAGCCGACCTGACCATGCTGCTGAACGGCGCACTGGCTGGCCTGGTAGCGATCACCGCTGAACCTTCTACCCCGACTCCTCTGCAGGCGACTCTGTTCGGTGCTCTGGGTGGCATCCTGGTAGTCTTCTCCATCATCACTCTGGACAAGCTGCGCATCGACGATCCTGTTGGCGCCATCTCCGTGCACGGTGTTGTTGGTCTGCTGGGTCTGCTGCTGGTACCGGTTACCAACGATGGCTCTTCCTTCAGCGGTCAGCTGATCGGCGCTGCCACCATCTTTGGCTGGGTATTCTCTGCCTCCTTCGTAGTCTGGTACGCCCTGAAGCTCATCACCGGTATCCGTGTTACCGAAGAAGAAGAGCAACAAGGTGTTGACTTGGCCGAGTGCGGAATGGAAGCTTATCCGGAATTTACTAGCAAGTAATTGCTCTTAAAGAAGGCCGTCGATACTTGGACTTCAAATATCGACGGCAGTAAGGAATCTTCCGGTACCGGTTTTTGGGCCGGTACCCGCAAGAAACATAATTAGGGGATAAGTCATGAAATTGATTACGGCTGTTGTAAAGCCATTCAAACTGGACGACGTGCGCACCGCGCTGTCTGAAGTGGGCGTGCAGGGCATGACCGTGACCGAGGTGAAGGGCTTTGGCCGTCAGAAAGGTCACACCGAGCTCTACCGTGGCGCTGAATACGTCGTAGATTTCCTGCCCAAGGTTAAGCTGGAACTCGCGGTTGGCGACGACATGGTAGATAGCGCTGTAGAAGCCATCACCAAAGCGGCGCAAACCGGCAAGATCGGTGACGGCAAAATCTTTATCACTGCGCTCGAAGAAGTAATCCGTATTCGTACCGGCGAAACCGGCAGCGAAGCGGTCTGATCAAAGAATCGGACACAGTGTTTTATGAGCCCCGCATTGCGGGGCTTTTTTGTGCGTGAAAGAAAAGTTGGGTAGGCGTGTGTTGCCTGGCGGATTAAACGTTTTGCCGCCGTCGGTGACGTCGTAATTGTGGCGTCGAAAAAAGCATAACCAACAGCAATAAATCGGGCAAAAAACGCACAAAAAAACTCTACCGGAAAAGGGAACCTTTTCTGGCAGGCTGCTTGGACACTGCCTATAAATATTTCGCCGCAGGTAATCTTCTGCTTGGCGAGTTTTATTTGCTGTTTTTCCCGCGTGAGTTTTTTACTGGCGGGAGAAAAGGCAAAGTTGCCGCCAAACGATGACGCATGTCGGAGGTGTGCTGTGGCAGCAGGGGTATTCCCTCTGTAACAGGGGTATCAAGTTACAGGGTAATTGACATGAAAGACGACCAGTCCAGCGCTCGAACGAAAGACAATGAGGATTTCGCCGAAGAGCGCACGCTTTCCT includes these proteins:
- a CDS encoding P-II family nitrogen regulator is translated as MKLVTAIIKPFKLDAVRDSLAEAGVSGITVSEVKGFGRQKGHTELYRGAEYVVDFLPKTMLQIAVEDSQVDAVLEAIGKAAQSGKIGDGKIFVANLEQAIRIRTGESGAEAI
- a CDS encoding ammonium transporter, whose product is MENQIFQLQYAIDTFYFLVCGALVMWMAAGFAMLEAGLVRSKNTTEILTKNVALFAIACTMYLISGYAIMYGGGWLLSGIEAFSLTDVLTASAENGFEGDSVYSGASDFFFQVVFVATAMSIVSGAVAERMKLWSFLIFAVALTGFIYPLEGNWTWGGGDVFGLYNLGDLGFSDFAGSGIVHMAGAAAALAGVLLLGARKGKYGKNGEIYAIPGANLPLATLGTFILWMGWFGFNGGSVLKLGDAASAHSVALVFLNTNAAAAGGAVAALITGRILFGKADLTMLLNGALAGLVAITAEPSTPTPLQATLFGALGGILVVFSIITLDKLRIDDPVGAISVHGVVGLLGLLLVPVTNDGSSFSGQLIGAATIFGWVFSASFVVWYALKLITGIRVTEEEEQQGVDLAECGMEAYPEFTSK
- a CDS encoding P-II family nitrogen regulator, which gives rise to MKLITAVVKPFKLDDVRTALSEVGVQGMTVTEVKGFGRQKGHTELYRGAEYVVDFLPKVKLELAVGDDMVDSAVEAITKAAQTGKIGDGKIFITALEEVIRIRTGETGSEAV